In the genome of Paenibacillus sp. FSL R5-0766, one region contains:
- a CDS encoding SMC family ATPase has product MKPILLKVAGLQSYREMQEIDFTVLTETGLFGIFGPTGSGKSSLLDAITLAMYGKVERAVNGTQGIMNHAEDSLSVAFTFELMSAEGTRRFRVERRFKRNNEVSVSNTISKFIETVNGEEQVLADKLADVNRCVEDVIGLKMDDFTRAVVLPQGKFAEFLSLKGSERRQMLQRLFHLEKYGDQLAIKLSRRVKDNDMVHQSLAAEQQGLGNASKETLEETKRLLQTAVQQSELSRKALDEAAKEAEQLGKIRELSNERQARMDEQQKLKALEPQIVAGEQRLKQSVAADAILPALQTVRDAKATQKQRQDTAEKAHQQALEHERLAVQEAEKAETARKQMTEEEPKLLLRLEQLEQAKELQRERDGLQADCLRLAQLLEQGQGEQTALGQQLEKEKELQQRGRKRREELQESLKPNEVKSEERRQLQVALELKHRVDTAAEQLQQNKADMQAYKQSAEQGADKLKAAAEEEQRLSDQRQHLVEQASAGLEALLACEQDISREQSLLALAEEQLRGTMREQELHRLSSALRAELQDGEPCPVCGSPHHPLPAAPPGEGPHAGDADLEVLRSLHAELQELRFGLRQQLHERRSLLTQLGAAAGEAPAAAEAAPAAAEPEPAGSPEHGRSPAGWASRAAALREAAQALAAAAAPLQAEAAALQQAAVGAQQRRMEAAAAQEAGRAGLAQAERKLAESEAAAAALQGRWAAELPGIAQEEAKALYQAMQERDARAEDIKERLNKSVTFLEEKDQIIQSLQQKLVELDKQLIQWQTEWQGNSKQLAEKEERLRQWVGEQRVEDLITAAQARLDGLRKTASDSAQRFKEADTLKQESAKRDVMAQQAAASATEHLQQAQERWKQLLEQSPFDSDDAVVSAAIPSQEAERLAGEIQQHRERERELASQLRELEQKLGGAAVSEEQWLACTERLQQVRTQDEAALRAKARAERDLEDVEQRHVRWTELENKRVEVSRQGELLSKLQSAFRGNAFVEYIAEEQLMQVSHAASQRLRFLTKQRYSLEVDSGGGFVICDDANGGVKRPVSTLSGGETFLTSLSLALALSAQIQLRGQYPLQFFFLDEGFGTLDPELLDTVITSLEKLHDDRLAVGVISHVPELRARLPRKLVVIPAGEAGNGSRVVLETL; this is encoded by the coding sequence ATGAAGCCAATTCTATTAAAAGTTGCCGGACTGCAAAGTTACCGGGAGATGCAGGAAATTGATTTTACCGTGCTGACGGAGACGGGGCTATTTGGTATTTTCGGTCCAACGGGTAGTGGTAAATCTTCCTTGCTCGATGCCATCACACTCGCCATGTACGGAAAAGTGGAACGTGCGGTGAACGGGACGCAAGGCATTATGAATCATGCAGAGGATTCGTTGTCGGTTGCTTTTACATTTGAACTGATGTCGGCGGAAGGCACTCGGAGGTTCCGGGTAGAGCGACGTTTCAAACGAAATAATGAAGTTTCGGTGAGTAACACGATCAGCAAATTCATAGAGACGGTTAATGGCGAAGAACAGGTACTTGCCGACAAATTGGCAGATGTGAATCGCTGCGTTGAAGATGTGATCGGTTTGAAGATGGATGATTTTACACGGGCAGTCGTGCTTCCGCAAGGAAAGTTTGCCGAGTTTTTGTCACTCAAAGGCAGTGAACGTCGCCAGATGCTGCAACGATTATTCCATCTGGAGAAGTATGGGGACCAGTTGGCCATCAAATTAAGCCGGCGGGTCAAGGATAATGATATGGTTCACCAATCTCTTGCTGCGGAGCAACAGGGACTTGGTAATGCCAGCAAGGAGACGCTGGAAGAAACGAAACGTCTTCTTCAAACCGCTGTTCAGCAGTCTGAATTGTCCCGCAAAGCGCTGGATGAAGCTGCGAAGGAAGCTGAACAACTGGGCAAAATTCGTGAGTTAAGTAACGAACGGCAGGCCCGGATGGATGAACAGCAGAAGCTGAAAGCACTGGAACCACAGATAGTGGCAGGCGAACAACGGCTGAAACAATCCGTTGCGGCAGATGCAATACTGCCTGCGCTGCAGACGGTTCGAGATGCCAAGGCTACACAGAAGCAGCGGCAGGATACCGCCGAGAAAGCTCATCAGCAAGCACTGGAACATGAGCGTCTGGCTGTTCAGGAAGCGGAGAAGGCTGAGACGGCACGCAAGCAAATGACTGAGGAAGAACCGAAACTTTTGCTGCGCCTGGAGCAACTCGAACAAGCAAAAGAGCTGCAACGGGAACGGGACGGGCTTCAGGCCGATTGCTTGCGCCTCGCGCAGCTGCTGGAACAGGGGCAGGGCGAACAGACTGCGCTGGGACAGCAGCTTGAGAAAGAAAAGGAATTGCAACAGCGCGGACGCAAACGGCGTGAGGAACTACAGGAGAGCCTCAAGCCAAATGAAGTGAAGTCAGAGGAACGCAGGCAACTTCAAGTTGCACTTGAACTGAAACATCGTGTGGATACTGCCGCGGAGCAATTGCAACAAAATAAGGCTGACATGCAAGCCTATAAGCAGTCGGCAGAACAGGGAGCCGACAAGCTGAAGGCGGCGGCTGAGGAAGAACAACGCCTGAGTGATCAGCGTCAGCATCTGGTAGAACAGGCGTCAGCAGGTCTTGAGGCCTTGCTTGCCTGTGAGCAGGACATCAGTCGCGAACAGAGCCTGCTGGCTCTAGCGGAGGAACAGCTGCGTGGCACGATGCGTGAGCAGGAGCTGCACCGGCTGTCCTCCGCTTTGCGCGCCGAGTTGCAAGACGGCGAGCCATGCCCGGTGTGCGGCTCGCCGCACCACCCGCTCCCGGCTGCGCCGCCGGGAGAAGGTCCGCATGCAGGCGATGCGGACCTGGAAGTGCTGCGCAGCCTGCACGCGGAGCTGCAGGAGCTGCGCTTTGGGCTGCGCCAGCAGCTGCACGAACGTCGCAGCCTGCTGACGCAGCTTGGCGCCGCGGCCGGCGAAGCTCCTGCCGCAGCCGAGGCCGCGCCTGCGGCAGCGGAGCCCGAGCCCGCCGGGTCGCCCGAACACGGGCGCTCCCCGGCAGGCTGGGCATCGCGTGCCGCTGCGCTGCGCGAAGCCGCGCAGGCGCTGGCTGCCGCAGCAGCGCCGCTCCAGGCCGAAGCCGCCGCGTTGCAGCAGGCGGCTGTGGGCGCGCAGCAGCGCCGCATGGAAGCGGCAGCTGCGCAAGAGGCCGGCCGTGCCGGTCTCGCCCAGGCGGAGCGCAAGCTGGCCGAGAGCGAGGCCGCAGCGGCTGCCTTGCAGGGCCGCTGGGCCGCGGAACTGCCGGGCATCGCTCAGGAGGAGGCCAAGGCCCTCTATCAGGCGATGCAGGAGCGCGATGCGCGCGCCGAAGACATCAAGGAACGTCTGAACAAAAGCGTGACGTTCCTTGAGGAAAAAGACCAAATCATCCAATCTCTCCAGCAGAAGCTGGTGGAATTGGACAAACAACTGATTCAGTGGCAAACGGAGTGGCAGGGCAATAGCAAACAGCTGGCCGAGAAGGAAGAACGCTTGCGCCAGTGGGTTGGGGAGCAACGGGTAGAAGATCTGATTACTGCGGCTCAGGCTCGTCTGGATGGACTGCGGAAAACAGCTTCGGACTCGGCACAACGCTTCAAAGAAGCGGACACGCTGAAGCAGGAATCAGCCAAGAGAGACGTTATGGCTCAACAGGCAGCCGCCTCGGCAACTGAACATCTGCAACAGGCACAGGAGCGGTGGAAGCAATTGCTGGAACAATCCCCGTTTGACTCGGATGATGCTGTTGTATCCGCGGCAATTCCTTCACAGGAAGCAGAACGACTGGCAGGAGAGATCCAGCAGCACCGTGAACGTGAGCGTGAACTGGCATCCCAATTGCGTGAACTGGAACAAAAGCTGGGTGGTGCTGCCGTATCGGAGGAACAGTGGTTAGCGTGCACCGAACGATTGCAGCAGGTCCGGACTCAGGATGAGGCTGCCCTTCGTGCCAAAGCACGTGCAGAACGTGATCTGGAGGATGTGGAGCAGCGACATGTTCGCTGGACCGAACTGGAGAACAAGCGGGTGGAGGTAAGCCGTCAAGGCGAACTGCTCAGCAAACTTCAATCCGCGTTCAGAGGCAATGCTTTTGTCGAGTATATTGCCGAAGAACAACTGATGCAGGTTAGTCATGCGGCATCTCAGCGTCTGCGCTTCCTGACCAAACAGCGTTATTCACTCGAGGTGGATTCCGGTGGTGGTTTTGTGATTTGTGATGATGCTAACGGGGGAGTCAAACGACCAGTATCAACGTTGTCAGGTGGCGAGACGTTTTTGACTTCGTTGTCACTGGCTTTGGCACTGTCAGCCCAGATTCAGCTGCGAGGTCAGTACCCACTTCAATTCTTCTTCCTGGATGAAGGGTTTGGTACACTTGACCCTGAGCTGTTGGATACCGTCATTACGTCTCTGGAAAAACTACATGACGACCGATTGGCTGTTGGTGTAATCAGTCACGTGCCTGAACTGCGTGCACGCTTGCCGCGCAAGCTTGTGGTGATCCCGGCAGGTGAGGCCGGAAACGGCTCACGTGTGGTCTTGGAGACCCTGTAG